In the genome of Populus nigra chromosome 9, ddPopNigr1.1, whole genome shotgun sequence, one region contains:
- the LOC133702924 gene encoding 9-cis-epoxycarotenoid dioxygenase NCED1, chloroplastic-like, with amino-acid sequence MASAAAANLGSSSSSLKRPGKKPNIIGSLQTPSTLHFPKQSTTYTPSSTTISTPTTKHPKLDTPSPVAPSPKQQQRQWNFLQSAAAMALDAVETALVSHERQHPLPKTADPRVQISGNFAPVPEQPVVQDLPVTGEIPDCIQGVYLRNGANPFHEPVAGHHFFDGDGMVHAVQFKKGSVSYSSRFTETNRLVQERGLGRPLFPKAIGELHGHSGIARLLLFYARGAFGIVDPSHGTGVANAGLVYFDGHLLAMSEDDLPYHVRVLPSGDLQTVGRYDFDGQLKTTMIAHPKVDPVSGELFALSYDVVQKPYLKYFRFSPDGKKSPDVEIPLDQPTMMHDFAITERFVVVPDQQVVFKLPEMIRGGSPVIYDKNKMARFGILDKNATDASNIRWIETPDCFCFHLWNAWEEPETDEVVVIGSCMTPPDSIFNECDESLKSVLSEIRLNLKTGKSTRRQILSEADQVNLEAGMVNRNLLGRKSRFAYLALAEPWPKVSGFAKVDLSTGEVHKYIYGDQKFGGEPLFLPRDPNSEREDDGYILAFVHDEKEWKSELQIVNAMNLKLEATVKLPSRVPYGFHGTFIGAKDLEKQA; translated from the coding sequence ATGGCTTCAGCAGCAGCAGCGAACTTGGgctcatcatcttcatctttaAAGAGGCCTGGTAAAAAGCCCAACATCATTGGCTCTCTCCAAACCCCTTCCACTCTTCATTTCCCGAAGCAATCCACTACATACACACCATCATCCACTACTATTTCCACTCCCACCACCAAACACCCAAAACTAGACACTCCCTCTCCTGTTGCGCCTTCCCCAAAACAACAGCAAAGGCAATGGAATTTCTTACAAAGTGCTGCAGCTATGGCTTTAGATGCTGTTGAGACTGCTTTAGTTTCACATGAACGTCAACACCCTCTACCCAAAACAGCTGACCCCAGAGTCCAAATCTCTGGCAACTTCGCTCCGGTACCGGAGCAGCCTGTCGTTCAAGATTTACCGGTCACCGGAGAAATCCCAGATTGTATTCAAGGTGTTTATCTTAGAAACGGAGCCAATCCATTTCACGAGCCAGTAGCTGGTCACCATTTCTTTGATGGGGATGGCATGGTTCATGCCGTTCAGTTCAAGAAGGGTTCAGTCAGCTATTCTAGCAGGTTCACTGAGACTAATAGGCTTGTTCAAGAACGTGGGTTGGGACGTCCTTTATTCCCAAAGGCCATAGGTGAGCTACATGGTCATTCGGGCATAGCTAGGCTCTTGCTCTTTTATGCTCGTGGAGCTTTTGGAATTGTTGATCCTAGCCATGGCACTGGTGTTGCAAACGCTGGTCTTGTTTACTTTGATGGTCACTTACTGGCAATGTCTGAAGATGATTTGCCTTACCATGTTCGTGTACTTCCCTCTGGTGACCTTCAGACTGTTGGACGATATGATTTTGATGGTCAGCTTAAGACAACAATGATTGCTCATCCAAAAGTTGATCCAGTCTCAGGTGAATTGTTCGCACTTAGTTATGATGTTGTTCAAAAGCCTTACCTCAAGTACTTCAGATTCTCCCCCGATGGTAAGAAGTCGCCCGATGTTGAAATCCCACTTGATCAACCTACTATGATGCATGATTTTGCTATCACAGAGAGGTTTGTTGTGGTACCTGATCAGCAAGTTGTGTTCAAATTGCCTGAAATGATTCGGGGAGGATCTCCGGTGATTTATGACAAGAATAAGATGGCAAGGTTTGGGATTTTGGACAAGAATGCCACTGATGCTTCCAATATTAGGTGGATTGAAACACCTGACTGCTTCTGTTTTCATCTTTGGAATGCTTGGGAGGAGCCTGAGACTGATGAGGTTGTTGTGATTGGTTCATGTATGACCCCGCCGGACTCCATTTTTAATGAATGTGATGAGAGTTTGAAAAGTGTGCTATCAGAAATCAGGCTCAATTTGAAGACCGGCAAGTCTACTCGCCGTCAGATCCTGTCTGAAGCTGATCAGGTCAATTTAGAAGCTGGAATGGTGAACCGGAACTTGCTCGGTCGAAAATCCCGGTTTGCTTACTTAGCACTGGCTGAGCCATGGCCTAAAGTTTCAGGTTTTGCAAAAGTAGACCTCTCAACTGGAGAGGTACACAAGTATATTTATGGAGACCAGAAATTCGGTGGAGAGCCTTTGTTTCTTCCACGAGACCCCAATTCAGAGAGGGAAGATGACGGGTACATTTTAGCTTTCGTGCATGATGAGAAGGAATGGAAATCAGAGCTGCAAATTGTGAATGCAATGAATTTAAAGTTAGAAGCCACAGTTAAGCTTCCATCGAGAGTTCCATATGGCTTTCATGGCACGTTTATTGGTGCCAAGGATTTGGAGAAACAGGCCTAG